In one Janibacter cremeus genomic region, the following are encoded:
- a CDS encoding peroxiredoxin gives MSQQPLSVGDIAPDFTLRDQNGADVTLAELTRDRAVLLVFYPFAFSGVCTSELREIRDDLGRFESPAVTTVAISCDPMFSLRAWADREGYFFPLLSDFWPHGAVASAYGVFDPGAGMAGRGTFLVGRDGRVAWRLVNPAGERREFSGYERALETLQDAAAAGGAR, from the coding sequence ATGAGTCAGCAGCCCCTCTCCGTCGGGGACATCGCCCCCGACTTCACCCTGCGCGACCAGAACGGCGCGGACGTCACGCTCGCCGAGCTGACCCGCGACCGCGCGGTCCTGCTGGTGTTCTACCCCTTCGCCTTCTCCGGCGTCTGCACGAGTGAGCTTCGCGAGATCCGCGACGACCTCGGGCGCTTCGAGTCGCCGGCGGTGACCACGGTGGCCATCTCCTGCGACCCGATGTTCAGCCTGCGGGCGTGGGCGGACCGCGAGGGGTACTTCTTCCCCCTGCTCTCCGACTTCTGGCCGCACGGTGCCGTCGCCTCCGCCTACGGCGTTTTCGACCCGGGCGCGGGCATGGCCGGGCGGGGAACCTTCCTCGTCGGCCGTGACGGACGGGTCGCCTGGCGGCTGGTCAACCCTGCGGGGGAGCGACGTGAGTTCAGCGGCTACGAGCGGGCCCTGGAGACGCTGCAGGATGCCGCAGCCGCGGGTGGCGCCCGGTAG